From Cucumis melo cultivar AY chromosome 1, USDA_Cmelo_AY_1.0, whole genome shotgun sequence, a single genomic window includes:
- the LOC103500502 gene encoding indole-3-glycerol phosphate synthase, chloroplastic has protein sequence MEGLASLTTIPNVSFQPVSSSTRRSKFLSRRLNLGPSMDSFLRNSITLASSSSSSSSPMSTPIRAQQIESETGSAAASPVTESEENALKVKEWEVGMFQDEVAASQGIRIRRRPPTGPPLHYVGPFQFRLQNEGNTPRNILEEIIWYKDKEVSQMKERRPLFALKKDLERAPPARDFLGALKAAYLRTNLPGLIAEVKKASPSRGVLREDFDPVEIAQAYEKGGAACLSVLTDEKFFQGSFENLEKIRNAGVKCPLLCKEFVVDAWQIYYARSKGADAILLIAAVLPDLDIKYMVKICKMVGLTPLVEVHDEKEMDRMLAIEGIELIGINNRNLETFEVDISNTKKLLEGERGQKIREKNVLIVGESGLFTPDDIAYVQEAGVKAVLVGESIVKQSDPTKGITGLFGKDISV, from the exons ATGGAGGGTCTCGCTTCCCTCACAACAATTCCCAACGTTTCCTTTCAACCCGTCTCCTCTTCCACTCGCAGGTCAAAGTTTCTTTCCAGACGGTTGAATCTCGGGCCTTCAATGGACTCTTTTTTGAGGAATTCAATCACTCttgcctcttcttcttcttcttcttcttctcccatGTCCACTCCCATCCGAGCTCAACAG ATAGAGTCAGAGACTGGGTCAGCTGCGGCTTCCCCAGTTACTGAATCAGAAGAAAATGCTTTGAAAGTGAAGGAATGGGAAGTGGGGATGTTCCAAGATGAAGTGGCAGCAAGTCAAGGCATTAGGATTCGTCGCAGGCCGCCCACTGGACCGCCATTGCATTATGTTGGACCCTTTCAGTTCAGATTACAGAATGAAGGGAACACTCCTAGGAATATTTTGGAGGAGATCATATGGTACAAGGACAAGGAAGTTTCACAG ATGAAAGAAAGAAGGCCTCTCTTTGCGTTGAAAAAGGATCTTGAGAGGGCCCCTCCTGCTAGAGATTTCCTTGGAGCTCTCAAAGCTGCCTACCTTAGAACTAATTTGCCTGGTTTGATCGCTGAAGTGAAAAAGGCTTCTCCTAGCAGAGGAGTTCTAAGAGAGGATTTTGATCCT GTTGAGATTGCCCAAGCGTATGAGAAAGGTGGAGCAGCATGCCTTAGCGTTCTCACAGATGAAAAGTTTTTTCAG GGAAGCTTTGAGAATCTGGAGAAGATAAGGAATGCCGGAGTGAAG TGCCCTCTCTtgtgcaaagaatttgtggTTGATGCATGGCAGATCTACTATGCCCGATCCAAAGGTGCCGATGCCATTCTTTTGATTGCTGCTGTTTTGCCTGATCTTGACATTAAATATATGGTGAAAATCTGCAAGATGGTCGGTTTGACCCCCCTTGTTGAG GTTCACGACGAGAAGGAAATGGATCGTATGCTTGCAATTGAAGGCATCGAGCTTATTGGCATCAACAATCGAAATCTTG AAACATTCGAGGTCGATATCAGCAACACCAAAAAGCTTCTTGAAGGAGAGCGTGGACAAAAGATCCGCGAGAAGAATGTTCTC ATAGTGGGAGAATCCGGGCTGTTCACTCCTGATGATATTGCTTATGTGCAAGAAGCTGGTGTTAAAGCT GTTCTGGTTGGCGAGTCAATTGTGAAACAGAGCGACCCAACGAAGGGAATAACCGGACTTTTTGGTAAAGACATCTCTGTTTAA
- the LOC103500503 gene encoding ribulose-1,5 bisphosphate carboxylase/oxygenase large subunit N-methyltransferase, chloroplastic, giving the protein MAEASRVFNSSLVPNFRPLQYTHSTKPHAATFRRHSINCSVSTTDTARVAATGPIPWGCDIDSLENASALQKWLSESGLPDQKMSIQRVDVGERGLVALKNVRKGEKLLFVPPSLVISAESEWSCPEAGEVLKRNSVPDWPLIATYLISEASLMKSSRWSNYISALPRQPYSLLYWTREELDRYLEASEIRERAIERITNVVGTYNDLRVRVFSKHPELFPEEVFNIETFKWSFGILFSRLVRLPSMDGKVALVPWADMLNHNCEVETFLDYDKASQGVVFTTDRAYQPGEQVFISYGKKSNGELLLSYGFVPKEGSNPSDSVELLLSLKKSDKCYKEKLEALKKHGLRASQCFPIQITGWPLELKAFAYLAVSPPSLSNQFDEMAAATSNKSTAKKDLSYPDIEEEAMQFILDSCETSISKYNKFLQASGSMDLDVTLPKQLNRRVFLKQLAVDLCTSERRILFRSQYILRRRLRDLRSGELRALKLFRGFGKLFK; this is encoded by the exons ATGGCTGAAGCTTCAAGGGTTTTCAATTCTTCCCTTGTTCCCAACTTTCGTCCACTTCAATACACTCATTCAACCAAGCCCCACGCTGCAACTTTTCGCAGACATTCAATCAACTGCTCCGTATCCACCACTGACACTGCCAGAGTGGCAGCGACCGGCCCCATTCCATGGGGTTGCGACATCGATTCCTTGGAGAATGCTTCTGCTCTTCAGAAATGGTTGTCGGAGTCTGGCTTACCTGACCAGAAGATGTCGATTCAGAGAGTGGATGTTGGAGAGAGAGGGCTTGTGGCTTTGAAGAATGTTAGGAAAGGGGAGAAGTTACTGTTTGTGCCGCCTTCTCTCGTTATCTCTGCAGAATCG GAGTGGAGCTGCCCTGAGGCTGGGGAGGTGTTAAAACGTAATTCAGTACCAGATTGGCCACTTATTGCAACCTACTTGATAAGCGAAGCAAGTCTAATGAAATCATCAAGATGGAGCAACTATATATCGGCCTTACCCCGGCAACCTTATTCACTTTTGTATTG GACACGTGAAGAGCTAGATCGATATCTAGAAGCATCAGAGATCAGAGAAAGGGCAATAGAAAGGATCACAAATGTTGTAGGAAC ATACAATGATTTGAGAGTCAGGGTATTTTCTAAACATCCCGAATTATTCCCCGAGGAG GTATTCAATATTGAAACTTTCAAGTGGTCGTTTGGGATTCTTTTCTCCCGCTTG GTTCGGTTACCCTCTATGGATGGAAAGGTTGCATTGGTTCCCTGGGCTGATATGCTGAATCATAACTGTGAA GTGGAAACTTTTTTGGATTATGATAAAGCATCCCAAGGTGTTGTCTTTACAACAGATCGAGCATACCAACCAGGTGAGCAG GTGTTCATTTCATATGGCAAGAAATCTAATGGGGAGTTGTTGTTGTCATATGGCTTTGTTCCAAAGGAGGGAAGCAATCCTAGCGATTCTGTTGAGTTGTTACTCTCCCTAAAAAAATCTGATAAATGTTATAAGGAGAAGTTGGAAGCACTGAAAAAGCATGGATTAAGGGC ATCCCAGTGTTTTCCTATCCAAATCACTGGCTGGCCTTTAGAATTGAAAGCATTTGCTTATTTAGCTGTTAGTCCGCCAAGTTTGAGCAATCAGTTTGACGAG ATGGCTGCTGCAACATCCAATAAATCAACAGCAAAAAAGGATTTAAGTTACCCTGATATAGAGGAGGAAGCGATGCAGTTCATATTAGATAGCTGTGAAACTAGCAtatcaaaatataacaaatttttacAG GCAAGTGGATCCATGGATTTGGATGTGACGTTGCCAAAACAACTCAACCGTagagtatttttgaaacagCTGGCAGTAGACTTGTGCACTAGCGAACGAAGGATACTTTTTCGAAGCCAATAT ATTCTGAGAAGAAGATTGAGAGACTTAAGAAGTGGTGAATTGAGAGCTCTAAAACTGTTCAGAGGGTTTGGGAAACTTTTCAAATGA